In Leisingera sp. NJS204, the DNA window TGTGCGAAAAGTGGCACCACGAGAATGTGGTGCTGCTGGGGGATGCATCCGCCACGGCGCATTTCTCTATCGGGTCGGGATCGCGGCTGGCCTTTGACAGCGCCATTGCACTGGCTGAGCTGGTCAGCACCGAACCGACGCTGGAACGCGCGTTCGAGCGTTACCAGGAGGAGCGGCGGCTGGATGTGCTGCGGCTGCAGTCGGCGGCGCGCAACTCCTTGGAGTGGTTCGAGGAGGTTGAGCGCTATCTGGATATGGATCCGGTGCAGTTCAACTATTCCCTGCTGACCCGTTCGCAGCGGATTTCCCATGAGAACCTGCGGCTGCGCGATGCGGACTGGCTGCAAAGCGCCGAGAAATGGTTCCAGGACAAGGCCGGAGCGCCCGCAGATGCACCGGTGCGGCCGCCGATGTTTGCGCCCTATCAATTGCGCGGGATGGAACTGCAGAACCGCATCGTGGTTTCGCCCATGGCGCAGTACAAGGCGGTGGAGGGCTGCCCGGTGGACTGGCACCTGATCCACTACGGCGAACGTGCCAAGGGCGGAGCCGGGCTGGTTTACACCGAGATGACCTGTGTATCGGCTGAGGGGCGGATCTCGCTGGGCTGCCCGGGGCTGTATGCACCGGAGCATGAGGCAGCCTGGAAGCGCCTGACGGATTTTGTGCATGCTGAGACCGGCGCGAAGATCTGCTGCCAGATCGGCCATTCCGGGCGCAAAGGCTCCACCCAGCTGGGGTGGGAGGAAATGGACGCACCGCTGCCGGAAGGAAACTGGGAGACGGTTTCGGCCTCAGCCATCCCGTGGTCGGAAAACAACCCGGCCCCGCGGGAGATTACACGGGGCGAAATGGATCAGATTCGCGACGAATTTGTTGCATCGGCACAAATGGCGGAGCGTGCAGGGTTTGACATGATCGAACTTCATGCGGCGCATGGATACCTGATTTCCTCGTTTATTTCGCCAAAATCGAACATTCGGGGCGATGAGTATGGCGGCTCCTTGGAAAACCGCTTGCGCTATCCGCTGGAGGTGTTCCAGGCCATGCGCGCAGTCTGGCCTGAGGCGAGGCCGATGTCTGTCAGGATCTCCGCCAATGACTGGGTGGGTGACGATGGCGTCACTCCGGAAGAAGCGGTGGAGATCGCCAAGGGGTTCACTGCGGCGGGTGCGGATATCATAGATGTCTCCGCCGGGCAGACCTCCACTGACGCGCAAGCGGTCTATGGCCGCATGTTCCAGACGCCGTTTTCCGATCGCATCCGCAACGAGGCCGGGATTGCCACCATGGCGGTGGGTAATATCTATGAGGCCGACCATGCCAATTCGATCCTGATGGCGGGGCGGGCCGATCTGGTCTGTGTAGGCCGGCCGCATCTGGCGGATCCCTATTGGACCCTGCACGAGGCGGCGCGGATCGGCGACCGGCACGGGGATTGGCCGCTGCCCTATCAGGCAGGCCGTGATCAGGCCTGGCGGCTGGCCGACCGTGACGCGGAGGTGATCCGGGCATGACACGCAGGGTACTGGTAACAGGCGGCGGCACCGGCATCGGCAAGGCAATCGCGCAGGCTTTTTCAGCCCAGAACTGTCAGGTGACAATTTCCGGCCGGCGGCGCGACGCGCTGGAGCAAGCCGCGAAGGGTACGGATCTGGAGATCAGACCTGCAGATGTCACGGACGAGGCCCAGGTCGCGGCGCTGTTTGACACGCCGTATGACGTGGTTGTGGCAAATGCCGGTACCGGGAACGCCGCGCGGATCGAGGATGTTGAGCTGGCAGACTGGCAGCACACCCTGACGGTGAACATGACCGGCACCTTCCTGACCTTCCGGGCGGCACTGCGGACTGGGATGAAACCAGGCGGGCGCCTGATTGCCATCGCCTCGACTGCCTCCTTGCAGGGCGGGGCGCATATCCCGGCCTATGCGGCCTCTAAGCACGGGGTGCTGGGACTGGTGCGGTCGGTCGCGCAAAGCGTGGCCAAGCGCGGCATCACTTGCAATGCGATCTG includes these proteins:
- a CDS encoding bifunctional salicylyl-CoA 5-hydroxylase/oxidoreductase, with product MKVACLGGGPAGLYFAISMKLRQPEAQVTVIERNKPDDTFGWGVVLSDDALENLSANDPKSAEAIRESFAYWDDIAVVHNGTRTVSGGHGFAGIGRRQMLLLLQDRARELGVDLQFETIAKTAAEYQADYDLVVGCDGLNSNVRNEFAEHFKPEIDVRPCKFIWLGTHQKFDDAFTFIFEKTKHGWMWIHAYQFDADTATVIVECSAETWENWGFEGMSKEETVRTCEEIFADHLGGHALMSNAAHLRGAAVWINFPRVLCEKWHHENVVLLGDASATAHFSIGSGSRLAFDSAIALAELVSTEPTLERAFERYQEERRLDVLRLQSAARNSLEWFEEVERYLDMDPVQFNYSLLTRSQRISHENLRLRDADWLQSAEKWFQDKAGAPADAPVRPPMFAPYQLRGMELQNRIVVSPMAQYKAVEGCPVDWHLIHYGERAKGGAGLVYTEMTCVSAEGRISLGCPGLYAPEHEAAWKRLTDFVHAETGAKICCQIGHSGRKGSTQLGWEEMDAPLPEGNWETVSASAIPWSENNPAPREITRGEMDQIRDEFVASAQMAERAGFDMIELHAAHGYLISSFISPKSNIRGDEYGGSLENRLRYPLEVFQAMRAVWPEARPMSVRISANDWVGDDGVTPEEAVEIAKGFTAAGADIIDVSAGQTSTDAQAVYGRMFQTPFSDRIRNEAGIATMAVGNIYEADHANSILMAGRADLVCVGRPHLADPYWTLHEAARIGDRHGDWPLPYQAGRDQAWRLADRDAEVIRA
- a CDS encoding SDR family NAD(P)-dependent oxidoreductase, translating into MTRRVLVTGGGTGIGKAIAQAFSAQNCQVTISGRRRDALEQAAKGTDLEIRPADVTDEAQVAALFDTPYDVVVANAGTGNAARIEDVELADWQHTLTVNMTGTFLTFRAALRTGMKPGGRLIAIASTASLQGGAHIPAYAASKHGVLGLVRSVAQSVAKRGITCNAICPGFVDTEMAETAISGLMARHDIPREKALKMVVGGNPMQRLIAPAEVAATAVFLASEGASSINGHAMSVSGGEI